In one window of Chryseobacterium sp. JV274 DNA:
- a CDS encoding RebB family R body protein, giving the protein MPVNEQITDAVTQSNVKVVGESPAMALANVYQSAAHSTGIMFENAVNAQNQQNILGQAATTQGILQIYSLDTVADAVSIAKILKP; this is encoded by the coding sequence ATGCCAGTTAATGAACAAATCACAGACGCAGTAACGCAATCGAACGTGAAAGTAGTAGGAGAATCTCCTGCAATGGCTTTAGCCAACGTGTACCAATCTGCAGCCCATTCTACAGGAATTATGTTTGAAAATGCAGTGAATGCACAAAACCAACAGAATATTTTAGGGCAGGCAGCTACCACTCAGGGTATTCTGCAGATCTACAGCCTGGATACGGTAGCAGATGCGGTTTCCATTGCTAAGATTCTTAAGCCTTAA
- a CDS encoding RebB family R body protein, with the protein MNEIDTIIMGMSTAVPNAISTQVSAHSTGAMQINSALNQQRNNMTAIGSYVMGLKKMSPKNMKIKELETIRKGRF; encoded by the coding sequence ATGAACGAAATCGATACTATAATTATGGGAATGTCTACCGCTGTACCTAACGCCATTTCAACACAGGTAAGTGCGCATTCTACAGGTGCAATGCAGATCAATTCTGCCCTGAACCAGCAACGAAATAACATGACGGCAATCGGCAGCTATGTCATGGGTCTAAAAAAAATGAGTCCAAAGAATATGAAAATAAAAGAACTGGAGACCATTAGGAAAGGACGTTTCTAA
- a CDS encoding RebB family R body protein, with translation MPVNEQITDAVTQSNVKVVAESPAMALSNVYQSAAHSTGIMFENAMTAQNQHNIVTQAATTQGITQIYSKDTIADAISIAKILKP, from the coding sequence ATGCCAGTTAACGAACAAATCACAGATGCAGTAACACAGTCGAACGTAAAGGTAGTTGCAGAATCTCCTGCAATGGCTTTGAGTAACGTGTATCAATCTGCTGCCCATTCTACAGGAATTATGTTTGAAAATGCGATGACTGCTCAAAATCAGCACAATATCGTAACGCAAGCAGCTACCACACAAGGGATCACTCAAATCTACAGTAAAGATACTATAGCTGATGCCATCTCCATTGCTAAAATCCTTAAACCTTAA
- a CDS encoding response regulator transcription factor: MEHTKIKIGIVDDDLLFVQLLKKYIDHNGEYQVTLTSTGGYQFLTEDSVSLDILILDLRMTNGDGLEVMSELAKRETETKIIVLSSFYRRSFMGQMLKMGAHAFLPKEIELEELLAVIKTVHHTGHYFSNDQIDVMRSQLSNKLPEFHSFSKNELTDREVDVLRLVCQQLSTKEIADSLFISPKTVETHKTNLMIKTGVKNMAGLVIYAVQNQVIDPNEIVLFDK, from the coding sequence ATGGAACACACAAAAATTAAAATCGGAATTGTAGATGATGACCTGCTGTTTGTACAGCTTTTGAAAAAATATATTGATCATAATGGAGAGTATCAAGTTACGCTGACCTCAACAGGCGGCTATCAATTTCTCACCGAGGATTCCGTATCTTTAGATATTCTGATTCTGGACCTGAGAATGACGAATGGTGATGGCCTTGAAGTAATGTCTGAACTGGCCAAAAGAGAAACGGAGACAAAAATCATTGTTCTTTCCAGTTTTTACCGCCGTTCATTTATGGGACAAATGCTGAAAATGGGAGCCCATGCTTTTTTACCCAAAGAAATTGAATTAGAAGAATTATTGGCCGTCATCAAAACTGTTCACCACACAGGACATTACTTTTCCAATGATCAGATTGATGTCATGAGAAGTCAGCTTTCCAATAAGCTTCCGGAGTTTCATTCCTTTTCAAAGAATGAGCTTACCGATAGAGAAGTGGATGTTCTGCGGCTGGTTTGTCAACAGCTCAGCACTAAGGAAATAGCTGATTCTCTTTTTATTTCTCCCAAAACTGTAGAAACCCATAAAACCAACCTGATGATCAAAACAGGAGTGAAAAATATGGCAGGTCTCGTTATTTACGCAGTGCAGAATCAGGTTATAGATCCGAACGAAATCGTATTATTTGATAAATAG
- a CDS encoding RebB family R body protein has product MPVNEQITDAVTQSNVKVVAESPAVALSNVYQTAAHSTGIMFENAVSAQNQQNIVTQAATTQGIAQIYSLDTIADAVSMAKILNP; this is encoded by the coding sequence ATGCCAGTAAACGAACAAATCACAGACGCAGTAACACAGTCGAACGTAAAGGTAGTTGCAGAATCTCCTGCAGTAGCTTTAAGCAACGTATATCAGACAGCAGCACATTCTACAGGAATTATGTTTGAAAATGCAGTGAGCGCGCAAAACCAACAGAACATTGTAACTCAGGCAGCTACTACACAGGGTATCGCACAGATCTACAGTCTGGATACCATTGCTGATGCTGTTTCTATGGCTAAGATCCTTAATCCGTAA
- a CDS encoding RebB family R body protein: protein MPVNEQITDAVTQSNVKVVAESPAMALSNVYQSAAHSTGIMFENAVNAQNQQNILGQAATTQGILQIYSLDTVADAVSIAKVLNPKL from the coding sequence ATGCCAGTAAACGAACAAATCACAGACGCAGTAACACAATCGAACGTAAAAGTAGTCGCAGAATCTCCTGCAATGGCTTTAAGTAACGTATATCAATCTGCAGCGCATTCTACAGGAATTATGTTTGAAAATGCAGTGAATGCACAAAACCAACAGAACATTTTAGGTCAGGCAGCTACCACTCAGGGTATTCTGCAGATCTACAGCCTGGATACGGTAGCAGATGCGGTTTCTATTGCTAAAGTATTGAATCCTAAATTATAG
- a CDS encoding sensor histidine kinase codes for MKSIKKNKQKVSQLVRNTKKEYWENTLLLQEQDRERLAEELHDNIISQLNLIRLNLTDKNPEELNRDLKKSMQLIRELSHNLTPPDLDEVELEDLIADYLEQVNKNIEVIFRHITIRAPISSPVKLNLFRIVQELITNILKHAGATRVDVSLRISLNYLMLTIEDNGRGFIMEPHLGGIGLRNIQSRAQKIQAIYKLKTQPEKGTKFIACMAIQ; via the coding sequence TTGAAAAGTATAAAGAAAAATAAACAGAAAGTATCTCAGCTGGTCCGGAATACAAAAAAGGAATATTGGGAGAATACACTGCTTTTACAGGAACAGGACAGGGAGCGTCTTGCAGAAGAACTTCATGATAATATTATCTCACAGTTGAATCTCATCCGTCTGAATCTTACGGATAAAAACCCCGAAGAGCTTAATCGCGATCTAAAAAAATCCATGCAGCTGATAAGGGAATTATCTCATAATCTTACACCGCCGGATCTTGATGAAGTTGAGCTGGAAGATTTGATTGCAGACTATCTTGAACAGGTTAATAAAAATATAGAAGTCATTTTCCGCCATATTACGATAAGAGCTCCGATCAGCAGTCCGGTAAAACTGAACCTTTTCAGAATTGTTCAGGAACTGATCACCAATATTCTGAAACATGCTGGAGCTACCAGAGTAGATGTATCCCTGAGAATATCTCTAAACTATCTGATGCTGACCATAGAAGATAACGGGAGAGGTTTTATCATGGAACCCCACTTAGGAGGTATAGGATTGAGGAATATTCAGTCAAGAGCACAAAAAATTCAAGCCATTTATAAACTTAAAACACAGCCCGAAAAAGGCACAAAATTCATAGCCTGTATGGCCATACAATAA
- a CDS encoding RebB family R body protein: protein MPVNEKITDAVTQSNVKVVAESPAMALANVYQSAAHSTGIMFENAINAQNQQNIVTQAATTQGITQIYSLDTIADAVSMAKILNP from the coding sequence ATGCCAGTAAACGAAAAAATCACAGACGCAGTAACACAATCGAACGTAAAAGTAGTCGCAGAATCTCCTGCAATGGCACTTGCCAACGTATATCAATCAGCAGCCCATTCTACAGGAATCATGTTTGAAAATGCAATAAATGCACAAAACCAGCAAAACATTGTCACTCAAGCAGCTACTACACAAGGAATCACTCAGATCTACAGTCTGGATACCATTGCTGATGCTGTTTCTATGGCTAAAATCCTTAATCCTTAA